In Klebsiella aerogenes, the DNA window ATTCCGGCATCAGCCATACGCGGTGGTTTTTCACCGCATCAATCGCCTGCCACTGCGGGTCGCGCTCAATCTGTTTGACCACCTGCGGGTAGCGGTCCTGCACGAAGATAACCTCAGGGTTCCACTGCAGTACCTGCTCCAGCGAAACCTGACGCGCGCCCTTGACCGTGGCGGCGGCCACGTTCAGCGCCCCGGCATGCTTCATCATCAACCCGGTGTATTTGCCGGAACCGTAGGTGTTGAGGTCCGGGTTGGCCATATAGACGCGCACCCGTTGATTTTCGGGGATATCGGCGACCGGAGCATTGGCTTGCGCGCGTGCCGTGAAGGTGTAATGAATCAGCGCTTCGGCCTGGCTTTGGCGCTCAACCACTTCGCCAATCAGGCGGATGCCCTGTTTCAGCCCGTCGTTATAGGCCTGTTCTTCGTCGGCCATCGTCGGGTTCATTTTATTTTTTTCGCCCGCCGCATCCTGACGCAGGGAAATGGCGACCACCGGGATCCCGGCGGTCTGAATCTGTTGGATCATCGCCTGCGGCGCGTAGTTAGCGACGAAGACCACCTGCGGATGCAGTGCCAGCAGGCTTTCGATATTGACCTGGGTTAAATCGCCCGGCGTCGCCAGTTGTTCAATATTGGGCATAAAGCGGACGAACTGCGGCCCTAGCTGCTTTTTCCAACTGCTTAACACACCGACAATATCGCTGCCGGCATCCAGCTGTACCAGCAGGTTGAGCGTCTGGTGTTGCAGCACGACGGCGCGGGTGACGTGATCCGGCAGCGTGACCTGGCGGCCTAGTTGGTCGGTGACGGTACGATCGGCGAAGGCTTGACTAGCGAACAGGCTGGCGCTGAGCAGCGTCAGGCCCAGGAATAAAGGGTGTTTTGACATGGGTTGGCCCGGTTGGCTAAGAAGAATCGTTGTGTATTAAATTATATAGCGAAGCCGGGCGCAAATAATAACGTCGCATCTACCTCCTAAGATCAAGTTTTCTGCTGCCGGGGAATTTGCCTCATGCCTTGCGGATCGGCGCATGATGGCATAGGTTAAATGATTATAAATTCATTCTCATCGCCGCTATGTCTTATCCATCCCGCTTATTAAGTGATATTCCCGGTATCCGCTACGCTTTTCTTGATGTGCACGAAACCGCCGCGTTTCCCTACAACGACATGGCGCCGGTTAAGCTGGTGCATGGCAATATCGTCCATCACTATCAGGCGCCGCTGCCTGAACGCCCCCATGCCGATGCGGTATTTACCTCGGTTATTGGACAAAAGGTCGGCGTAGTGACCGCCGATTGTTTACCGTTGTTGTTGGCCTCGCGCGATGGGCGCTACGTTTGTAGCGTGCATGCCGGCTGGCGTGGTGCGGCCAGCGGCATCATCGAAAATAGCCTGGCGCTGTTTCGTCAGCATCAGGTAGCGATGGAAGAGATCGTGGTGGTCTGCGGGCCACATATTCACGCCTGCTGTTACGAAGTCTCCACGGCGTTTTACCAGACGCTATTGACCATGCCTGCGGGCGAGTTGGTCAAACGGTACAGTCAGCGGTTGTTTCATCAGCGGTTAACCCCGCCTGAAACAGGAAAAGCGCAAGCGACCGGCAGCGACAATTTATGGTTCGATTTACGCGCGCTGGCGCAATTGGTGCTGCAACAGACCGGGGTACCGGAGGAGAATACCGAATGGCTGGGCAGTTGCACCTATTGCACGCCAGAAACGCTGGGCTCCTACCGGCGGCGCACCCATTTCCCGGCGCCGAAAACCTTCCAGTATTCATGGATTATGCGCGAATAAGATAAAATGCGGATGGCGGCGGCCGCCATCCGCGCATGCGGGATCAGAAATCCATTTTTACGGTGAACTGCACCTCGCGCGGGTCGCCAATTTGGTTACCGAGATTATTGGTGCCAATGGACGACGTGTAATAGGTTTTATCAAACAGGTTTTTCACATTCATCTGCAGCGTAACCGGATACTGCAGCTTCATTTTATAGGCCGCAAAAACGTCAGCGACCGCATAGCCCTGCAGATAATAATCCGCGCCGTTGGTGCCGGAACGTTTGCTCACCGCGTGGCCGCCGCCGCCGATGGTCAGGGTGTTGCTGTTATAGACATTATGAATGTCATAGCTTAAGAACAGCGAACCGG includes these proteins:
- a CDS encoding ABC transporter substrate-binding protein is translated as MSKHPLFLGLTLLSASLFASQAFADRTVTDQLGRQVTLPDHVTRAVVLQHQTLNLLVQLDAGSDIVGVLSSWKKQLGPQFVRFMPNIEQLATPGDLTQVNIESLLALHPQVVFVANYAPQAMIQQIQTAGIPVVAISLRQDAAGEKNKMNPTMADEEQAYNDGLKQGIRLIGEVVERQSQAEALIHYTFTARAQANAPVADIPENQRVRVYMANPDLNTYGSGKYTGLMMKHAGALNVAAATVKGARQVSLEQVLQWNPEVIFVQDRYPQVVKQIERDPQWQAIDAVKNHRVWLMPEYAKAWGYPMPEALAIGELWMAKKLYPSRYQNVDVDAKAQDYYQRFYRVKWTPDAQ
- a CDS encoding polyphenol oxidase family protein, whose translation is MSYPSRLLSDIPGIRYAFLDVHETAAFPYNDMAPVKLVHGNIVHHYQAPLPERPHADAVFTSVIGQKVGVVTADCLPLLLASRDGRYVCSVHAGWRGAASGIIENSLALFRQHQVAMEEIVVVCGPHIHACCYEVSTAFYQTLLTMPAGELVKRYSQRLFHQRLTPPETGKAQATGSDNLWFDLRALAQLVLQQTGVPEENTEWLGSCTYCTPETLGSYRRRTHFPAPKTFQYSWIMRE